The following is a genomic window from Hymenobacter chitinivorans DSM 11115.
CGTCGCGCACGGAGAAGATACGCTCCTTGGCCCGGGCCTTTTCCTCGTCGCGCCGGGCCCCGCCGATGCAGGCGTCGAACTGGAACTCCTCGATGGTTTCGAGCAGGGTGTAGGTTTGCAGCGGGTTGCGGCTCGGGAACTTGCCGCCCGGCTCGCGCAGGCGCTGCCGCTTGATGGTATCTTCCACGCTACGCACGATGAGCTTTTCGCCCAGCTCGGCCGCCAAGGAGTCGCGGAACTTAAGCACTTCGGGGAAGTTGTGGCCGGTATCGACGTGCACCAGCGGGAAGGGGAAGCGGCCGGGGCGGAAGGCTTTTTCGGCCAGGCGCGTCAGCACGATGGAGTCTTTGCCACCCGAAAACAGCAGGGCCGGCCGCTCAAACTGGCCCGCAACTTCCCGCAGAATATGAATGGCTTCGGCTTCCAGCCGGTCGAGGTAATCGAAGTGAGGGGTACTCATGCTAGGTTCGCTTAAGTAGGTCGTCATGCAGAGGCGCAGCCGAAGCATCTCGCGTGCAGTAGTAATCAAATTGGTTTGGCAACGTCAGCACGCGGGATGTCTCGCGCTACTCGACATGACGTTCTGTTTTTCAGCCCAGAGTAAAAGCGTTGACGGGCTCGACCACTGGGTCGGGGCCGTTGTGGGTGCTGTGCAGCCCGCATTCCTTGGCCGACTGGTCTTCCCACCACCAGCGTCCGGCCCGGAAATCCTCGCCGGCCCGGATGGCCCGGGTGCAGGGCGCGCAGCCGATGCTCACGAAGCCCTGCTGGTGCAGGGGGTTGAACGGGATGCTGTGTGCGTGCACGAAGTCCCAGCACTGCTCGAAGGTCCAGTCGAACAAGGGGTGAAACTTGAGGAGCTGATGGCCCGCGTCCCACTCCACGGCGTGCATGTCCTGGCGGTTGGCCGACTGCTCGGCCCGGATGCCGGTAAACCACGCCTGCTGGCCCCGCAACGCCCGCCGCAGCGGCTCTACTTTGCGGATGCCGCAGCATTCCTTGCGGTTGTCCACGCTGTCGTAGAAGCTGTTGGGGCCTTTTTCGAGCAGGAGCTGCTCCACGGCGGCTTGCTGGGGGAAGTAGGGCTCAATGGCTTTACCGTAGCGCAGCAGCGTTTTATTCCAAGTAGAGTAGGTTTCCTGGAAGTTGCGGGCCGTGTCGAGGGTGAAGACCTTGATGGGCAGGTTGTGCTCGAAAATCAGGTGGGTGATAATCTGGTCTTCGAGGCCGAAGGAAGTCGAGAAAATGGCCTGACCCGGAAACTGCGCGGCCACGGCCGTGAGTACTTCCAAGGCTGAATGCCCGGCCAGCTGCTGACGCAGGCC
Proteins encoded in this region:
- the cysD gene encoding sulfate adenylyltransferase subunit CysD, which gives rise to MSTPHFDYLDRLEAEAIHILREVAGQFERPALLFSGGKDSIVLTRLAEKAFRPGRFPFPLVHVDTGHNFPEVLKFRDSLAAELGEKLIVRSVEDTIKRQRLREPGGKFPSRNPLQTYTLLETIEEFQFDACIGGARRDEEKARAKERIFSVRDEFGQWDPKRQRPELWNVYNGRIQRGENVRVFPISNWTELDVWRYIQRENIPLPSIYFGHPRTCVVLPSGQLLGLNEHLRLDETDEIVERQVRFRTVGDSTCTAAVESDAATIDDIIEDLLSAKVSERGATRLDDNISEAGMEDRKRNGYF
- a CDS encoding phosphoadenylyl-sulfate reductase; amino-acid sequence: MQVASEALVIGLRQQLAGHSALEVLTAVAAQFPGQAIFSTSFGLEDQIITHLIFEHNLPIKVFTLDTARNFQETYSTWNKTLLRYGKAIEPYFPQQAAVEQLLLEKGPNSFYDSVDNRKECCGIRKVEPLRRALRGQQAWFTGIRAEQSANRQDMHAVEWDAGHQLLKFHPLFDWTFEQCWDFVHAHSIPFNPLHQQGFVSIGCAPCTRAIRAGEDFRAGRWWWEDQSAKECGLHSTHNGPDPVVEPVNAFTLG